In Erinaceus europaeus chromosome 10, mEriEur2.1, whole genome shotgun sequence, one DNA window encodes the following:
- the MMEL1 gene encoding membrane metallo-endopeptidase-like 1 isoform X2, whose product MVEVAHSPGQRCRRRCLEVGLLLLLTAGALAALGLLYTLGKGRQWPLFSSRLCFSEEKRTVVKRESRAINESEVDEICISPGCVLAAARMLQNMDPSKEPCEDFYQYACGGWLRRHIIPESNSRYSVFDILRDELEVVLKGVLENSTSTDRPAVQKAKMLYRSCMNQSVIEKRGSQPLVDIIETMGGWPVTMDKWNETMGPKWELEQQLAMLNGQFNRRVLIDLFIWNDDQNSSRHIIYIDQPALGMPTREYYFNAGNNQRVREAYLQFMVSVASMVRADMNLPENSYLVREDMKQVLHLETQLANATVPQEERHDVTTLYHRMDLEELQNRFSLKGFNWTIFIQSVLASVKIKLLPDEEVVVYGIPYLQNLEDIIEDISPRTMQNYLVWRLVLDRISSLSQRFKEARTNYRKALYGTTVEEVRWRECVSYVNSNMESAVGSLYVKEAFSGESKNLVKNLINTVRKVFVETLDELGWMDQESKKKAQEKALSIREQIGYPDYILEEGNQQLDEEYSTLNFSEDLYFENGLQNLKAGAQRSLKKLREKVDQNLWIIGAAVVNAFYSPNRNQIVFPAGILQPPFFSKEQPQALNFGGIGMVIGHEITHGFDDNGRNFDKDGNMLDWWSNFSAHHFRKQSECMVHQYGNYSWDLADQQNVNGFSTLGENIADNGGVRQAYKAYRKWAEDGGKDQQLPGLRLTYDQMFFINYAQVWCGSYRPEFAIQSIKTDVHSPLKYRVLGSLQNLAAFAQAFQCAEGTPMHPQERCRVW is encoded by the exons ggaggcagtggccACTCTTCTCTAGCCGGCTTTGCTTCTCAGAGGAAAAGAGGACCGTTGTAAAACGAGAATCCCGAG CCATCAATGAATCTGAAGTGGATGAAATCTGCATCTCCCCCGGGTGCGTGCTGGCAG CTGCCAGGATGCTCCAGAACATGGACCCTTCCAAGGAGCCATGCGAGGACTTCTACCAGTATGCTTGTGGGGGTTGGCTGCGACGCCACATCATCCCGGAGTCCAACTCCCGCTATAGCGTCTTCGACATCCTGCGCGATGAGCTGGAAGTGGTCCTGAAAG GCGTGCTGGAGAACTCCACCAGCACCGACAGGCCCGCAGTGCAGAAGGCCAAGATGCTCTATCGCTCCTGCATGAACCAGA GTGTGATTGAGAAAAGGGGCTCTCAGCCCTTGGTGGACATCATAGAGACAATGGGTGGCTGGCCAGTGACCATGGACAAGTGGAATGAGACCATGG GCCCCAAGTGGgagctggaacagcagctggccATGCTAAACGGGCAGTTTAACAGGCGAGTCCTCATTGACCTATTCATCTGGAACGACGACCAGAACTCCAGTCGCCACATCATCTAC ATAGACCAGCCTGCCTTGGGCATGCCCACCCGGGAATATTATTTCAACGCCGGCAATAACCAGAGG GTACGTGAGGCCTACCTGCAGTTCATGGTGTCAGTGGCATCGATGGTACGGGCTGACATGAACCTGCCAGAGAACAGCTACCTGGTGCGTGAGGACATGAAGCAGGTGCTGCACCTGGAGACTCAGCTTGCCAAT GCCACCGTCCCCCAGGAGGAGAGGCATGATGTCACGACCCTGTACCACCGGATGGACCTGGAGGAGCTCCAGAACAGGTTCAGCCTGAAG GGGTTTAACTGGACCATCTTCATACAATCTGTGCTGGCCTCTGTCAAAATCAAGCTGCTGCCAGATGAAGAGGTGGTGGTTTACGGCATCCCCTACCTCCAGAATCTTGAAGACATCATAGAAGACATTTCCCCCAG GACCATGCAGAACTACCTGGTCTGGCGCCTGGTGCTGGATCGCATTAGCAGCCTTAGCCAGCGATTCAAGGAAGCGCGTACCAACTACCGCAAG GCGCTGTATGGCACCACAGTGGAGGAGGTGCGTTGGCGCGAGTGCGTCAGCTATGTCAACAGCAACATGGAGAGTGCCGTGGGCTCCCTGTATGTCAAGGAGGCCTTTTCTGGAGAGAGCAAAAACTTG GTGAAGAACCTCATCAACACTGTGCGCAAGGTATTCGTGGAGACTCTGGATGAGCTGGGCTGGATGGACCAGGAGTCTAAAAAGAAGGCACAGGAGAAG GCTCTGAGCATCCGGGAGCAGATTGGATACCCTGACTACATCCTGGAGGAGGGGAATCAACAGCTGGATGAGGAGTACTCCACT CTGAACTTCTCGGAAGACCTGTACTTTGAAAACGGCCTGCAGAACCTTAAGGCTGGTGCCCAGAGGAGCCTCAAGAAGCTTCGGGAGAAGGTGGACCAGAACCT CTGGATCATCGGAGCTGCTGTGGTTAACGCCTTCTACTCCCCAAACCGAAACCAGATTG TGTTCCCCGCTGGGATCCTCCAGCCTCCCTTTTTCAGCAAAGAGCAACCACAAGCCTTGAACTTTGGGGGAATCGGGATGGTAATCGGGCACGAGATCACCCACGGCTTTGATGACAATG GCCGGAACTTTGACAAGGATGGCAATATGCTGGACTGGTGGAGCAACTTCTCGGCACACCACTTCCGAAAGCAGTCAGAGTGCATGGTCCACCAGTATGGGAACTACTCCTGGGACCTGGCCGACCAGCAGAAT GTGAACGGGTTCAGCACGCTTGGGGAGAACATTGCAGACAATGGAGGGGTGCGGCAGGCCTACAAG GCCTACCGGAAGTGGGCGGAGGACGGTGGCAAGGACCAGCAGCTGCCCGGCTTGCGGCTTACCTACGACCAGATGTTCTTCATCAACTATGCCCAG GTGTGGTGCGGGTCCTATCGGCCTGAGTTCGCCATCCAGTCCATCAAGACTGACGTGCACAGCCCCCTGAAGTACAG GGTGCTGGGCTCGCTGCAGAACCTGGCTGCCTTCGCCCAAGCCTTCCAGTGCGCCGAGGGCACCCCCATGCACCCGCAGGAGCGCTGCCGCGTCTGGTAA
- the MMEL1 gene encoding membrane metallo-endopeptidase-like 1 isoform X3 — translation MGEPDSPVGMVEVAHSPGQRCRRRCLEVGLLLLLTAGALAALGLLYTLGKGRQWPLFSSRLCFSEEKRTVVKRESRAINESEVDEICISPGCVLAAARMLQNMDPSKEPCEDFYQYACGGWLRRHIIPESNSRYSVFDILRDELEVVLKGVLENSTSTDRPAVQKAKMLYRSCMNQSVIEKRGSQPLVDIIETMGGWPVTMDKWNETMGPKWELEQQLAMLNGQFNRRVLIDLFIWNDDQNSSRHIIYIDQPALGMPTREYYFNAGNNQRVREAYLQFMVSVASMVRADMNLPENSYLVREDMKQVLHLETQLANATVPQEERHDVTTLYHRMDLEELQNRFSLKGFNWTIFIQSVLASVKIKLLPDEEVVVYGIPYLQNLEDIIEDISPRTMQNYLVWRLVLDRISSLSQRFKEARTNYRKALYGTTVEEVRWRECVSYVNSNMESAVGSLYVKEAFSGESKNLVKNLINTVRKVFVETLDELGWMDQESKKKAQEKALSIREQIGYPDYILEEGNQQLDEEYSTLNFSEDLYFENGLQNLKAGAQRSLKKLREKVDQNLWIIGAAVVNAFYSPNRNQIVFPAGILQPPFFSKEQPQALNFGGIGMVIGHEITHGFDDNGRNFDKDGNMLDWWSNFSAHHFRKQSECMVHQYGNYSWDLADQQNAYRKWAEDGGKDQQLPGLRLTYDQMFFINYAQVWCGSYRPEFAIQSIKTDVHSPLKYRVLGSLQNLAAFAQAFQCAEGTPMHPQERCRVW, via the exons ggaggcagtggccACTCTTCTCTAGCCGGCTTTGCTTCTCAGAGGAAAAGAGGACCGTTGTAAAACGAGAATCCCGAG CCATCAATGAATCTGAAGTGGATGAAATCTGCATCTCCCCCGGGTGCGTGCTGGCAG CTGCCAGGATGCTCCAGAACATGGACCCTTCCAAGGAGCCATGCGAGGACTTCTACCAGTATGCTTGTGGGGGTTGGCTGCGACGCCACATCATCCCGGAGTCCAACTCCCGCTATAGCGTCTTCGACATCCTGCGCGATGAGCTGGAAGTGGTCCTGAAAG GCGTGCTGGAGAACTCCACCAGCACCGACAGGCCCGCAGTGCAGAAGGCCAAGATGCTCTATCGCTCCTGCATGAACCAGA GTGTGATTGAGAAAAGGGGCTCTCAGCCCTTGGTGGACATCATAGAGACAATGGGTGGCTGGCCAGTGACCATGGACAAGTGGAATGAGACCATGG GCCCCAAGTGGgagctggaacagcagctggccATGCTAAACGGGCAGTTTAACAGGCGAGTCCTCATTGACCTATTCATCTGGAACGACGACCAGAACTCCAGTCGCCACATCATCTAC ATAGACCAGCCTGCCTTGGGCATGCCCACCCGGGAATATTATTTCAACGCCGGCAATAACCAGAGG GTACGTGAGGCCTACCTGCAGTTCATGGTGTCAGTGGCATCGATGGTACGGGCTGACATGAACCTGCCAGAGAACAGCTACCTGGTGCGTGAGGACATGAAGCAGGTGCTGCACCTGGAGACTCAGCTTGCCAAT GCCACCGTCCCCCAGGAGGAGAGGCATGATGTCACGACCCTGTACCACCGGATGGACCTGGAGGAGCTCCAGAACAGGTTCAGCCTGAAG GGGTTTAACTGGACCATCTTCATACAATCTGTGCTGGCCTCTGTCAAAATCAAGCTGCTGCCAGATGAAGAGGTGGTGGTTTACGGCATCCCCTACCTCCAGAATCTTGAAGACATCATAGAAGACATTTCCCCCAG GACCATGCAGAACTACCTGGTCTGGCGCCTGGTGCTGGATCGCATTAGCAGCCTTAGCCAGCGATTCAAGGAAGCGCGTACCAACTACCGCAAG GCGCTGTATGGCACCACAGTGGAGGAGGTGCGTTGGCGCGAGTGCGTCAGCTATGTCAACAGCAACATGGAGAGTGCCGTGGGCTCCCTGTATGTCAAGGAGGCCTTTTCTGGAGAGAGCAAAAACTTG GTGAAGAACCTCATCAACACTGTGCGCAAGGTATTCGTGGAGACTCTGGATGAGCTGGGCTGGATGGACCAGGAGTCTAAAAAGAAGGCACAGGAGAAG GCTCTGAGCATCCGGGAGCAGATTGGATACCCTGACTACATCCTGGAGGAGGGGAATCAACAGCTGGATGAGGAGTACTCCACT CTGAACTTCTCGGAAGACCTGTACTTTGAAAACGGCCTGCAGAACCTTAAGGCTGGTGCCCAGAGGAGCCTCAAGAAGCTTCGGGAGAAGGTGGACCAGAACCT CTGGATCATCGGAGCTGCTGTGGTTAACGCCTTCTACTCCCCAAACCGAAACCAGATTG TGTTCCCCGCTGGGATCCTCCAGCCTCCCTTTTTCAGCAAAGAGCAACCACAAGCCTTGAACTTTGGGGGAATCGGGATGGTAATCGGGCACGAGATCACCCACGGCTTTGATGACAATG GCCGGAACTTTGACAAGGATGGCAATATGCTGGACTGGTGGAGCAACTTCTCGGCACACCACTTCCGAAAGCAGTCAGAGTGCATGGTCCACCAGTATGGGAACTACTCCTGGGACCTGGCCGACCAGCAGAAT GCCTACCGGAAGTGGGCGGAGGACGGTGGCAAGGACCAGCAGCTGCCCGGCTTGCGGCTTACCTACGACCAGATGTTCTTCATCAACTATGCCCAG GTGTGGTGCGGGTCCTATCGGCCTGAGTTCGCCATCCAGTCCATCAAGACTGACGTGCACAGCCCCCTGAAGTACAG GGTGCTGGGCTCGCTGCAGAACCTGGCTGCCTTCGCCCAAGCCTTCCAGTGCGCCGAGGGCACCCCCATGCACCCGCAGGAGCGCTGCCGCGTCTGGTAA
- the MMEL1 gene encoding membrane metallo-endopeptidase-like 1 isoform X1, with the protein MGEPDSPVGMVEVAHSPGQRCRRRCLEVGLLLLLTAGALAALGLLYTLGKGRQWPLFSSRLCFSEEKRTVVKRESRAINESEVDEICISPGCVLAAARMLQNMDPSKEPCEDFYQYACGGWLRRHIIPESNSRYSVFDILRDELEVVLKGVLENSTSTDRPAVQKAKMLYRSCMNQSVIEKRGSQPLVDIIETMGGWPVTMDKWNETMGPKWELEQQLAMLNGQFNRRVLIDLFIWNDDQNSSRHIIYIDQPALGMPTREYYFNAGNNQRVREAYLQFMVSVASMVRADMNLPENSYLVREDMKQVLHLETQLANATVPQEERHDVTTLYHRMDLEELQNRFSLKGFNWTIFIQSVLASVKIKLLPDEEVVVYGIPYLQNLEDIIEDISPRTMQNYLVWRLVLDRISSLSQRFKEARTNYRKALYGTTVEEVRWRECVSYVNSNMESAVGSLYVKEAFSGESKNLVKNLINTVRKVFVETLDELGWMDQESKKKAQEKALSIREQIGYPDYILEEGNQQLDEEYSTLNFSEDLYFENGLQNLKAGAQRSLKKLREKVDQNLWIIGAAVVNAFYSPNRNQIVFPAGILQPPFFSKEQPQALNFGGIGMVIGHEITHGFDDNGRNFDKDGNMLDWWSNFSAHHFRKQSECMVHQYGNYSWDLADQQNVNGFSTLGENIADNGGVRQAYKAYRKWAEDGGKDQQLPGLRLTYDQMFFINYAQVWCGSYRPEFAIQSIKTDVHSPLKYRVLGSLQNLAAFAQAFQCAEGTPMHPQERCRVW; encoded by the exons ggaggcagtggccACTCTTCTCTAGCCGGCTTTGCTTCTCAGAGGAAAAGAGGACCGTTGTAAAACGAGAATCCCGAG CCATCAATGAATCTGAAGTGGATGAAATCTGCATCTCCCCCGGGTGCGTGCTGGCAG CTGCCAGGATGCTCCAGAACATGGACCCTTCCAAGGAGCCATGCGAGGACTTCTACCAGTATGCTTGTGGGGGTTGGCTGCGACGCCACATCATCCCGGAGTCCAACTCCCGCTATAGCGTCTTCGACATCCTGCGCGATGAGCTGGAAGTGGTCCTGAAAG GCGTGCTGGAGAACTCCACCAGCACCGACAGGCCCGCAGTGCAGAAGGCCAAGATGCTCTATCGCTCCTGCATGAACCAGA GTGTGATTGAGAAAAGGGGCTCTCAGCCCTTGGTGGACATCATAGAGACAATGGGTGGCTGGCCAGTGACCATGGACAAGTGGAATGAGACCATGG GCCCCAAGTGGgagctggaacagcagctggccATGCTAAACGGGCAGTTTAACAGGCGAGTCCTCATTGACCTATTCATCTGGAACGACGACCAGAACTCCAGTCGCCACATCATCTAC ATAGACCAGCCTGCCTTGGGCATGCCCACCCGGGAATATTATTTCAACGCCGGCAATAACCAGAGG GTACGTGAGGCCTACCTGCAGTTCATGGTGTCAGTGGCATCGATGGTACGGGCTGACATGAACCTGCCAGAGAACAGCTACCTGGTGCGTGAGGACATGAAGCAGGTGCTGCACCTGGAGACTCAGCTTGCCAAT GCCACCGTCCCCCAGGAGGAGAGGCATGATGTCACGACCCTGTACCACCGGATGGACCTGGAGGAGCTCCAGAACAGGTTCAGCCTGAAG GGGTTTAACTGGACCATCTTCATACAATCTGTGCTGGCCTCTGTCAAAATCAAGCTGCTGCCAGATGAAGAGGTGGTGGTTTACGGCATCCCCTACCTCCAGAATCTTGAAGACATCATAGAAGACATTTCCCCCAG GACCATGCAGAACTACCTGGTCTGGCGCCTGGTGCTGGATCGCATTAGCAGCCTTAGCCAGCGATTCAAGGAAGCGCGTACCAACTACCGCAAG GCGCTGTATGGCACCACAGTGGAGGAGGTGCGTTGGCGCGAGTGCGTCAGCTATGTCAACAGCAACATGGAGAGTGCCGTGGGCTCCCTGTATGTCAAGGAGGCCTTTTCTGGAGAGAGCAAAAACTTG GTGAAGAACCTCATCAACACTGTGCGCAAGGTATTCGTGGAGACTCTGGATGAGCTGGGCTGGATGGACCAGGAGTCTAAAAAGAAGGCACAGGAGAAG GCTCTGAGCATCCGGGAGCAGATTGGATACCCTGACTACATCCTGGAGGAGGGGAATCAACAGCTGGATGAGGAGTACTCCACT CTGAACTTCTCGGAAGACCTGTACTTTGAAAACGGCCTGCAGAACCTTAAGGCTGGTGCCCAGAGGAGCCTCAAGAAGCTTCGGGAGAAGGTGGACCAGAACCT CTGGATCATCGGAGCTGCTGTGGTTAACGCCTTCTACTCCCCAAACCGAAACCAGATTG TGTTCCCCGCTGGGATCCTCCAGCCTCCCTTTTTCAGCAAAGAGCAACCACAAGCCTTGAACTTTGGGGGAATCGGGATGGTAATCGGGCACGAGATCACCCACGGCTTTGATGACAATG GCCGGAACTTTGACAAGGATGGCAATATGCTGGACTGGTGGAGCAACTTCTCGGCACACCACTTCCGAAAGCAGTCAGAGTGCATGGTCCACCAGTATGGGAACTACTCCTGGGACCTGGCCGACCAGCAGAAT GTGAACGGGTTCAGCACGCTTGGGGAGAACATTGCAGACAATGGAGGGGTGCGGCAGGCCTACAAG GCCTACCGGAAGTGGGCGGAGGACGGTGGCAAGGACCAGCAGCTGCCCGGCTTGCGGCTTACCTACGACCAGATGTTCTTCATCAACTATGCCCAG GTGTGGTGCGGGTCCTATCGGCCTGAGTTCGCCATCCAGTCCATCAAGACTGACGTGCACAGCCCCCTGAAGTACAG GGTGCTGGGCTCGCTGCAGAACCTGGCTGCCTTCGCCCAAGCCTTCCAGTGCGCCGAGGGCACCCCCATGCACCCGCAGGAGCGCTGCCGCGTCTGGTAA